Within Micromonospora narathiwatensis, the genomic segment TTGATGACCCGAGTCTCGATTGCCTCGATGAGTGCGGCCCCGTGGTGGGGGTAAACAACGGTCTCGCCGACACTGAAAACCATAGGTTCGAAACCCCTTTCGCTGTGTCTAGGGTAACACGCTCAGGCACCGATGTCTCACCGCTGTCCTGACCGTTGGCGCAGCTCAGGGGCCCTGTGAGAGGTATTTCTTCAGCTTGACAGGTGGTCAAACCGATGGTTTTGACACGCTCCGTGACTAACGGATGACAACCCGGTACGGGTGGCAGGAGCGTCGATATCTAGGGCGATGCGCTCCTTCCATGGTAGCCCTGGAATCCGGAATGCGCCCAGGTGTGGCGGTACGCCGGCCGGTGCGGGACGCTTGAGGCGGACGTGACGTCCGCTCACCGAGACGGTTCCTGGGGGTCCGATGGGCATGGCTGACGCTGAGGGCCAAGGGCCACCGGACGGGCTGCCCGACCTGCCACCGGAATGGGGTCGGGTGGTCATTCCCGACGACGCCTCGGAACTCGCCCACGAGGCCCGGCAGATCCGCCGTGAGCTGCGTCGCCTCGACCGGCGGGCGGTGTGGCGCGGCTGGCTCGGCCTCGCCCCCCGGCCGGACGGCCGCCCACCGCTCGGGCTGCCGGTGCTGGTACTGCTGGTGTCGGTCCTGATCACCCTCACCGGCCTGGCCGCGGTCACCTGGCCCCGCTCGTCGCGCTCCGGTGGCAGTCCGACCGTCGTTCCGTACCCGGCGGCCACCCCGGCGGCCGTCGGGCCGCTGCCCGCGCTGGACCTGGTCGACGCCGCGGAGTCCCCGGTGCCGCTGCGCGGCCTGCTGCCGGCGATGATCGTCCTGGTGGACGCCTGCGCCTGCGCCGAGCAGGTGACGCAGGCGGCAGCCGCCGCACCACCCGGCGTCACCGTGGTCACCGTGACCGGGAGCCGCGAGGTCGACGCCACCCCCGTGCCCGGGGTACGCGCCCTCGCCGACCCGGCCGGCGGGCTGCGCGCCTACCTCCGCCTCGCCGCCCATCCCGGTACGGCCCCCGCCCTCCTCGTGGACCGGGCGGGCACCCTGGTCCGGGTCGTGCCCGAACTGGGGCCGATGGACCAGTACCGCGACGACCTCGCCCACCTCGCCGCCTGACGACGCGGCCCGTCAGGGCTGGCGGGCCAGCCGGGCGTCCAGGCCGACCGCACCGTCCTCCACCGTGAACCGCACCAGCATCGGGCCGCCGCTGGCGGTGAGCGGTTGGACGATCGGCGTCGCCGCACACGTCGTCGTCAGTGACGTGTAGTCCTCCTCGGCACCGGACCACTCCACCGTCAGCGTCCCCGGCCCGGTGCAGGACGCGGTGAGCAGATGGCGCTCGCCGAACTCCGGATTGACCTGCCGGACCAGCGGACCGTCGCCCGGGGTCAGGTGGGACCGCGCCTCCCAGAGACTGCCGAGGAGCACCACATTCTGGGGATCGAGCGGTTCCGCGAGCACGGTCTCGTCCGGGTCCTCCTCCGGCCCCTGCCCGGTCCGCGGGTCGAGGGTGAACACGCGCTGGGGGCGGGCAAGCGTCGAAGGGCTGGGCGAGGCGTCGACCGGTCCGAGTACGGGTGCCGAGTGCCGCCACCAGCCTGCGCCGAGCAGCACCGCGAACGATGCCAGCCCGGCCAGCAGCGCACCCCGTACCCGGTCGTCGGCACCCATACGCCGAGCCTAACCACGCGGCGCTCGCCCGGCCGCCCCGCCGGCCGGGCCGGCCTCAGCCGGTGCGCTCGAGCAGCGCCGCGTACAGGGTCAGGCCCGGTCCGAAGGCGAGCATCACGATCCAGGCCGGCGGCGTCCCCGCGCGGCGCAGCCGATCCAGGATCAGCAGCACTGTCGGAGACGAGCAGTTGCCGTGCTCGTCGAGGGTGGCGCGGGACGCCGCGAGCGCCTCCGGCGGCAGGGCCAGCTCCCGGTCCACCACGTTGAGGATCCGCGGGCCGCCCGGGTGCACCGCCCAGCCGTCCACTTCGGCGGACGTCCGGCCGTGCCGGGCCAGCAGATCGTCGACCAGCCCCCGGACGTGGTGCGAGAGCACCTGCGGGACCTTCGGCGACAGCCCCATCCGGAAACCGGTGTCGGTGACGTCCCAGGTCATGTGGTCGGCGGTCGAGGTGTCGGTGACCGAGGCGACCTCGCGCAGCGCGTACCCCCGGCCACCGGGGACGAGCACGGCGGCGACCGCGGCGTCCGAGAAGAGCGCGTGCGACACGATCTGCTGGGTGTCCACCCGGGCATTGGCGGGCTGGATGTGCAGGCTGGTCAGCTCCGCGCAGAGCAGCAGTGCGGGGCGGCCCCGGGCGGCGACGAAGTCGCCCGCCGCGCCCAGCCCCGGCAGGGCCGCGTAGCAGCCCATGTGGCCGACGAACATGCGCTGGGTGTCCGGGGCCATGCCCAGGTCCCGGGCGAGCAGGATGTCCAGCCCTGGAGTGGCGTACCCGGTGCAGGAGCAGACCACGAACAGGCCCACGTCCCGGGCGTCGAGCCCGGCGGCGGTGAGCGCCCGGCCCACCGCCTCCTTGCCGAGCGGCAACGCCTCCACCTGATAGCGCCGCATCCGACGCTCGGTCGGCCACCCCGAGACGTCCTCCAGCAGCGGGTTCACCGCCGCCTGTCGGCGGGACACGCCGGAGTTGGCGAAGATGCGCTCGGCCAGCGCCCGGGTGGCCCCGGAGAAGTGCTTCGCGAAGAAGCCCTCCCAGAGTTCGTGCTGCGCGGCGGCCGGCGGCTGCGCCGTACCCAGACCCGCGATCACCGGTACGGCCATGTCCCCCGCCTCTCGATCCCGATCCCCACGCTTCACCAACGACCACCACCCGCTCGCGACTGCGGGGCTCGCAGAACCGGCTCACTCCTCGCGCTCACCAAGCCGCCGTCCGCTCGCGACTGCGGGGCTCGCAGGCCCGGCTCACTCCTCGCGCTCACCAAGCCGCCTTCCGCTCCCGACTGCGGGGCTCGCAGAACCGGCTCACTCCCCGCGCTCACCAAGCCGCCTTCCGCTCCCGACTGCGGGGCTCGCAGAACCGGCTCACTCCTCGCGCTCACCAAGCCGCCTTCCGCTCCCGACTGCGGGGCTCGCAGAACCGGCTCACTCCTCGCGCTCACCAACGAGGGGTTGAGCCGTCGCGGTCCGGGTCGCCACCGAGCGCGGCGACGCCGAGCCAGTCGGCGCAGACGTCGGAGGTCGCCGGGTGCAACGAGCCGCACCGGGCGTCCCGGTAGAGCCGTTCCAGCGGGTGGCCCCGGCGGGTGGCCGAGGTGCCGGCGGCCTCCAGCATGGACGCCGCCACGTCGGCGGCGGTGGTGCCGGCGAGCAGCTTGGCCCGCCACACCCAGCGGTTGGTCTCCGCGTCGCCGGGGGCCTCGTCGACCCGGCGGGCCGCCTCGGCCACCACCAGCTCGGCCGCCGCGACCGCCGCGTCGGCCCGACCCAACCGGGCCCGGACCGCCGGCAGGCCGGAGAGGTTGCGCGCGTTCAGGTGCTCGGCGGCGGCGTCGATCGCGGCCCGGGCCACACCGACGTAGACGGCGGCGTAGCTGGCCACCAGCCAGTGCGGCATGAGCTGGGCCACCACCAGGGCGAGCCCCTCCACCCCGCCGAGCAGCCGGTCGGCCGGGACGGTGACGTCCAGGTGCAGGTCGTGCGACGAGGTGGCGCGCATGCCGAGCGAGTCCCAGGTGGGCTCGACCGTGATCCCGTCCCCGGCCGGGACCAGGAACTGGGAGACCACCGACTGGTCGGCGGTGCTGCGCGCGGCCACCAGGTAGCCGTCCGGGTGCCCGGCGCCGGAGCAGAAGGTCTTGCTCCCCTTGATGTGCCAGCCGCCCTCGACCGGCTCGTAGGCGGTGCTGAGCTGGGACAGCCGGGCACCGGCGCCGCGCTCGCTCATCGCCACCGCGTACCAGGCGCCCTGGGCCGCCGCGCGGAGCAGCCGGTCCCGGGCGGCCAACGCCTCGTCCGGTACGCCCAGCGCCTCCGCCAGCTCCTCGGTCACCGCGCCCAGTGCCCCGGTGACCGAGGCGTGCATGTTGAACACCAGCGCGGTGGCGCCGTTGCCCCGGGCCAGCTCGGTGGCGACGGCCGCGTACTCGGCGAAGGTCGCCCCCGCCCCGCCCAGCCCCCGGGGCACCATCAGCCCGAAGAGCCCGGCCTCCCGCAGGTCGGCGAAGTCGTCGACCGGAAAGGTGCCGTCCCGGTCGTGCTCCGCCGCGCGGGCGGCCAGTCGCGGCGTCAACCGGCGGGCCGCCTCCAGCGCGTGCACAGTCATGTCCGCCCCCTTCTCGGCGTACCCTCCAACCCCGACGGCGCCGGCTATCCGCTCCGACGTCCGTGGCCCTGGTAAAGCACCGCGGTGGACCGGGTCGGCACGATCCGCGGTTCCGTCCGGCCCGTGGGCCGACCGCGCATCCGGCGCAGCAGCCAGGCCAGCGTCCCGCCCAGCTCGGGGCGGATCCCGCACAGCCGCAGCTCGACACCATGCCTGGCGCACTCGGCGACCAGCGCGCGCGCGTCCACGAACAACCGCGGATCGTGGATGCCGCGCGGCACCGTGGGCAGCCGCTCGCCGATCTCCACCGCGATCAGTCGGGCCAGCAGGGTGTCGTTGAGGGTGTCCAGCACCAGGAGACCGCCCGGGCGCAGCAGCCGGCACGCCTCGCCGACCGCGCGAGGCCAGTCCGGCACGTGTTCCAGCACCTCACCGGCGGACACCACGTCGGCGCAGCCGTCCGCGAGCGGAACGGCGGTGGCGTCGGCGTTGACCACGGTCACCCCGTGCGCGGCGGCCTGGTCGAGGGCCGACCGGGTGAGATCCACCCCGATGTGCCGGTAGCCCTTGCCGGTCAGGTGCGGGGCGAGCAGGCCGGCGCCGCAGCCGAGGTCGACCAGGACGGCGTCCTTCCTGGACGCCGGCGGTACCAGCGCGGCGCGGGCCCGGGCCAGCCAGTGCAGCATCGCGAACGCACCGT encodes:
- a CDS encoding type III polyketide synthase; translation: MAVPVIAGLGTAQPPAAAQHELWEGFFAKHFSGATRALAERIFANSGVSRRQAAVNPLLEDVSGWPTERRMRRYQVEALPLGKEAVGRALTAAGLDARDVGLFVVCSCTGYATPGLDILLARDLGMAPDTQRMFVGHMGCYAALPGLGAAGDFVAARGRPALLLCAELTSLHIQPANARVDTQQIVSHALFSDAAVAAVLVPGGRGYALREVASVTDTSTADHMTWDVTDTGFRMGLSPKVPQVLSHHVRGLVDDLLARHGRTSAEVDGWAVHPGGPRILNVVDRELALPPEALAASRATLDEHGNCSSPTVLLILDRLRRAGTPPAWIVMLAFGPGLTLYAALLERTG
- a CDS encoding acyl-CoA dehydrogenase family protein; protein product: MTVHALEAARRLTPRLAARAAEHDRDGTFPVDDFADLREAGLFGLMVPRGLGGAGATFAEYAAVATELARGNGATALVFNMHASVTGALGAVTEELAEALGVPDEALAARDRLLRAAAQGAWYAVAMSERGAGARLSQLSTAYEPVEGGWHIKGSKTFCSGAGHPDGYLVAARSTADQSVVSQFLVPAGDGITVEPTWDSLGMRATSSHDLHLDVTVPADRLLGGVEGLALVVAQLMPHWLVASYAAVYVGVARAAIDAAAEHLNARNLSGLPAVRARLGRADAAVAAAELVVAEAARRVDEAPGDAETNRWVWRAKLLAGTTAADVAASMLEAAGTSATRRGHPLERLYRDARCGSLHPATSDVCADWLGVAALGGDPDRDGSTPRW
- a CDS encoding methyltransferase domain-containing protein, producing MRDAASVSTSLRVLPPNDPRQYDDLAGEWWRPDGAFAMLHWLARARAALVPPASRKDAVLVDLGCGAGLLAPHLTGKGYRHIGVDLTRSALDQAAAHGVTVVNADATAVPLADGCADVVSAGEVLEHVPDWPRAVGEACRLLRPGGLLVLDTLNDTLLARLIAVEIGERLPTVPRGIHDPRLFVDARALVAECARHGVELRLCGIRPELGGTLAWLLRRMRGRPTGRTEPRIVPTRSTAVLYQGHGRRSG